The genomic stretch CTCTTTATGCTGGAAAACTAACAGTTTCAGGTAAAGACGGAAACGAGGCTAAACCCTATCAAGAAAAGAATGTACAAAAAGCTATTGATGAAGTACTAGGTAATCTTAATAATGATCAAACTTAAATATCAAATGATAATTCAATGGTCAGAA from Moorena sp. SIOASIH encodes the following:
- a CDS encoding type II toxin-antitoxin system HicA family toxin; protein product: MANLIRQRKAHLIELKQMLHQAGFTEIRGKGSHTNWIHPLYAGKLTVSGKDGNEAKPYQEKNVQKAIDEVLGNLNNDQT